A single region of the Erythrobacter sp. genome encodes:
- the uvrC gene encoding excinuclease ABC subunit UvrC, with protein MSRTEAGTPHDPRGAGRFDESRAASTVARAQPDLEAGVSAIRETVKVLKPVPGVYRMVDARGDVLYVGKARSLKARVANYTQWKALSGRLQRMVSQTRSMEIVTTNSEAEALLLEAQLIKRFRPPFNVLLRDDKSFPFILLRADHEFPRIHKHRGARRAKGNYYGPFASAGSVNTTLNALQKLFLLRSCTDSFFNNRDRPCLLYQIKRCSAPCVGRISKEDYAGLVRQAKDFLAGKSGAVQADLERQMAKAAEELDFETAAILRDRLRAATFIQGSQAINAKAVGDADVFALAAKGGQICVQAFFIRGGQNWGHRAFFPRHVKEVDEAEVLTDVMLQFYEEVPPPPTVLVDRDLPERELVEAALSELAEKKVVLSVPQRGDRRKLMAQASRNAVEALDRRLAETGTKAKVHRELAEFLELEEPPQRIEVYDNSHIQGAKAVGAMVVASPEGFEKSQYRKFNIREAQSNDDFGMMREVMRRRFRRFADGEEPGEGAKGHHAVLPDLVLIDGGKGQLSSVMSVLEEYGLADDVPVVGIAKGPHHGREGREVFHFPDGREKTLPTNSPVLFYAQRLRDEVHRYVIGAHRAKRSKGITASPLDEIPGIGPARKRALLLHFGTASKVRAAALEDLRRAPGVSDKVARTVYDFYHAGG; from the coding sequence ATGTCCCGAACCGAAGCCGGCACGCCGCACGATCCGAGAGGGGCCGGGCGCTTCGACGAAAGCCGCGCGGCCTCCACGGTCGCGCGCGCCCAGCCCGACCTCGAGGCAGGCGTGAGCGCGATCCGCGAGACGGTGAAGGTGCTGAAGCCGGTCCCCGGCGTCTATCGCATGGTCGATGCGAGGGGCGACGTGCTTTACGTGGGCAAGGCGCGCAGCCTCAAAGCGCGGGTGGCGAACTACACCCAGTGGAAGGCGCTCTCCGGGCGGCTCCAGCGGATGGTCAGCCAGACCCGCAGCATGGAGATCGTCACGACGAATTCGGAGGCCGAGGCGCTGCTCCTCGAGGCGCAGCTCATCAAGCGCTTCCGCCCGCCGTTCAACGTGCTGCTGCGCGACGACAAGAGCTTCCCCTTCATCCTGCTGCGCGCCGATCATGAATTCCCGCGCATCCACAAGCATCGCGGCGCGCGCCGGGCGAAGGGCAATTACTACGGCCCCTTCGCCAGCGCCGGGAGCGTGAATACGACGCTGAACGCGCTGCAGAAGCTGTTCCTGCTGCGAAGCTGCACCGACAGCTTCTTCAACAACCGCGACCGCCCCTGCCTGCTCTACCAGATCAAGCGCTGTTCGGCCCCCTGCGTCGGGCGCATCTCGAAAGAGGATTATGCGGGCCTCGTGCGGCAGGCGAAGGACTTCCTCGCGGGCAAATCGGGCGCGGTGCAGGCCGATCTCGAACGGCAGATGGCGAAGGCGGCGGAAGAGCTCGATTTCGAGACCGCCGCGATTTTGCGCGACCGGCTGCGCGCGGCGACCTTCATCCAGGGGAGCCAGGCGATCAATGCCAAGGCGGTGGGCGATGCCGACGTCTTCGCGCTTGCCGCCAAGGGCGGACAGATCTGCGTCCAGGCCTTCTTCATCCGCGGCGGGCAGAACTGGGGCCACCGCGCCTTCTTCCCGCGCCACGTGAAGGAGGTCGACGAGGCCGAAGTCCTGACCGATGTCATGCTGCAATTCTACGAGGAAGTGCCGCCCCCGCCGACCGTGCTGGTCGACCGCGACTTGCCCGAGCGCGAGCTGGTCGAGGCGGCTTTGTCCGAACTGGCGGAAAAGAAGGTCGTGCTTTCGGTCCCCCAGCGCGGCGACCGGCGCAAGCTCATGGCGCAGGCGAGCCGCAACGCGGTGGAAGCGCTCGACCGGCGGCTGGCCGAGACGGGGACCAAGGCGAAAGTCCACCGCGAACTGGCCGAATTCCTCGAACTCGAAGAACCGCCGCAGCGCATCGAGGTCTACGACAACAGCCATATCCAGGGCGCGAAAGCGGTGGGCGCGATGGTGGTCGCCAGCCCCGAAGGCTTCGAGAAGTCGCAATACCGCAAGTTCAACATCCGCGAGGCGCAATCGAACGACGATTTCGGCATGATGCGCGAGGTGATGCGCCGCCGCTTTCGCCGCTTTGCCGACGGGGAGGAGCCGGGGGAGGGTGCCAAGGGCCACCACGCTGTCCTGCCCGACCTGGTCCTGATCGACGGCGGCAAGGGCCAGCTGTCGAGTGTCATGTCCGTGCTCGAGGAATACGGGCTCGCCGACGATGTCCCGGTGGTCGGCATCGCCAAGGGCCCGCATCACGGCCGCGAGGGGCGCGAGGTGTTCCACTTTCCCGACGGGAGGGAGAAAACCCTGCCGACCAATTCGCCGGTCCTGTTCTACGCCCAGCGCCTGCGCGACGAGGTCCACCGCTACGTCATCGGCGCGCACCGGGCGAAGCGGTCGAAGGGGATCACGGCGAGCCCGCTCGACGAGATCCCCGGCATCGGCCCGGCGCGAAAGCGCGCGCTGCTGCTCCATTTCGGCACCGCGAGCAAGGTCCGCGCCGCCGCGCTCGAAGACCTGCGCCGCGCGCCCGGCGTGAGCGACAAGGTCGCGCGCACGGTCTATGATTTCTACCACGCGGGGGGCTGA
- a CDS encoding MarR family transcriptional regulator: MAAVPPEPLGLSDARLSDAMRSLQGAIDRFDVEAAQRLGLGRNDWRALRLLVEGGAQPPRAIGHALGLTSGSVTTLIDRLEARGLVRRANDPADRRALTVHALPPARRAVGEAYAPLAAITDRIAQRLGQGRSEAAAKQLRDFARLVEWARVSRPE, from the coding sequence ATGGCCGCCGTCCCTCCCGAGCCCCTGGGCCTGTCCGATGCCAGGCTGTCCGATGCCATGCGTTCGCTGCAGGGGGCGATCGACCGATTCGACGTGGAGGCGGCGCAGAGGCTCGGGCTCGGGCGGAACGACTGGCGCGCGCTGCGCCTGCTGGTCGAGGGCGGGGCGCAGCCTCCGCGCGCGATCGGCCATGCGCTCGGCCTCACCAGCGGCAGCGTCACCACGCTGATCGACCGGCTCGAGGCGCGCGGGCTCGTGCGGCGCGCAAACGATCCCGCCGACCGCCGCGCGCTCACCGTCCACGCTTTGCCGCCCGCTCGCCGCGCCGTCGGCGAAGCCTATGCCCCGCTCGCCGCGATCACCGACCGCATCGCGCAGCGGCTCGGGCAGGGACGCAGCGAGGCGGCGGCGAAGCAATTGCGCGACTTCGCCCGTCTGGTCGAATGGGCACGCGTGTCCCGGCCGGAGTAA
- the infA gene encoding translation initiation factor IF-1 codes for MAKEELLEMRGRVVELLPNAMFRVELENGHEVLGHTAGKMRKNRIRVLVGDEVLCELTPYDLTKARITYRFMPGRGGPGPQ; via the coding sequence ATGGCGAAAGAAGAACTCCTCGAAATGCGCGGGCGTGTGGTCGAGCTGCTGCCCAATGCGATGTTCCGGGTGGAGCTTGAAAACGGCCATGAAGTGCTCGGCCATACGGCGGGCAAGATGCGCAAGAACCGCATCCGCGTGCTCGTCGGCGACGAAGTGCTGTGCGAGCTGACCCCCTACGACCTCACCAAGGCGCGGATCACCTACCGCTTCATGCCGGGCCGCGGCGGTCCCGGCCCGCAGTAA
- a CDS encoding Maf family nucleotide pyrophosphatase, translating into MGALHLTLASASPRRRDLLARLGLKPDAVTPADIDETPLKGELPRDYALRMGREKALAVDAPGHVLAGDTVVAAGRRILPKTETREEAQGCLKLLSGRRHTVLSSVVLRAPDGTLRERLSENTVRFKPLSREEIAAYLAGDEWRGKAGGYAIQGAAEGLIQWIRGSHSSVMGLPLYETRALLKAAGFQIA; encoded by the coding sequence ATGGGCGCGCTTCACCTCACTCTCGCATCGGCCTCGCCCCGGCGGCGCGACCTGCTCGCGCGGCTGGGCCTCAAGCCCGATGCGGTCACGCCCGCCGACATCGACGAGACACCGCTGAAAGGCGAGCTTCCGCGCGACTATGCGCTGCGCATGGGGCGTGAGAAGGCGCTCGCCGTGGACGCTCCCGGCCATGTGCTGGCGGGCGACACCGTGGTCGCCGCAGGCCGCCGCATCCTTCCCAAGACCGAGACGCGCGAGGAGGCGCAAGGCTGCCTCAAGCTGCTTTCGGGCCGCCGCCACACCGTGCTTTCCAGCGTTGTCCTGCGCGCGCCCGACGGAACCCTACGCGAACGGCTGAGCGAGAACACGGTGCGCTTCAAGCCGCTCTCGCGCGAGGAGATCGCCGCCTATCTCGCGGGCGATGAATGGCGCGGCAAGGCGGGCGGCTATGCGATCCAGGGCGCAGCCGAAGGGCTCATCCAGTGGATTCGCGGGAGCCATTCCAGCGTGATGGGACTGCCGCTCTACGAAACGCGCGCGCTGCTCAAGGCGGCGGGGTTCCAGATTGCCTGA
- the purC gene encoding phosphoribosylaminoimidazolesuccinocarboxamide synthase — MSRRTKIYEGKAKILYEGPEPGTLIQYFKDDATAFNAEKKGTISGKGVINNRISEHVFTRLAHIGIPTHFIRRLNMREQLIRQCEIIPIEVVVRNVAAGSISKRLGIEEGEPLPHTLIEYYYKDDALGDPLIAEEHIACFNWASNEEMHDISSMAIRVNDFLCGMFAAIDIRLVDFKLEFGRLYDGDYSRVILADEISPDGCRLWDMSTGEKLDKDRFRRDLGGEEEAYREVARRLGLLAGEDNGPGEVLDLSTHRSRLRTPPPKK, encoded by the coding sequence ATGTCCCGCCGCACCAAGATCTACGAAGGCAAGGCCAAGATCCTCTACGAAGGGCCCGAGCCCGGCACGCTCATCCAGTATTTCAAGGACGATGCGACCGCCTTCAACGCGGAGAAGAAGGGCACGATCAGCGGCAAGGGCGTGATCAACAACCGCATCAGCGAACACGTCTTCACCCGGCTCGCCCATATCGGCATCCCGACCCATTTCATCCGCCGCCTCAATATGCGCGAGCAGTTGATCCGCCAGTGCGAGATCATCCCGATCGAGGTCGTGGTGCGCAACGTCGCGGCGGGGTCGATTTCCAAGCGGCTCGGGATCGAGGAGGGCGAGCCCCTCCCCCACACGCTGATCGAATATTACTACAAGGACGATGCGCTGGGCGATCCGCTTATCGCCGAGGAACACATCGCCTGTTTCAACTGGGCCAGCAACGAGGAGATGCACGACATTTCCTCGATGGCGATCCGTGTGAACGATTTCCTGTGCGGGATGTTCGCCGCGATCGACATCCGCCTGGTCGATTTCAAGCTCGAGTTCGGGCGGCTCTACGACGGCGATTACAGCCGCGTGATCCTCGCCGATGAAATCAGCCCTGACGGCTGCCGGCTGTGGGACATGAGCACGGGCGAAAAGCTCGACAAGGACCGCTTTCGCCGCGATCTCGGCGGCGAGGAAGAGGCTTACCGCGAAGTCGCCCGGCGGCTCGGCCTGCTGGCGGGCGAGGATAACGGGCCGGGCGAAGTGCTCGACCTGTCGACCCACCGCTCGCGCCTGCGCACGCCCCCGCCCAAGAAATAA
- a CDS encoding DNA gyrase inhibitor YacG produces the protein MTTNPTRPCPICRKPRSADFAPFCSQRCKDRDLAQWFGDGYAVPGRPALPEELAERNWDEQD, from the coding sequence ATGACGACGAATCCGACCCGCCCCTGCCCGATCTGCCGCAAGCCCCGAAGCGCCGATTTCGCCCCCTTCTGCTCGCAGCGCTGCAAGGACCGCGACCTCGCCCAGTGGTTCGGCGACGGCTATGCCGTGCCCGGCCGCCCGGCGCTTCCCGAAGAACTCGCCGAGCGCAACTGGGACGAGCAGGACTGA
- a CDS encoding NAD(P)/FAD-dependent oxidoreductase codes for MEHYDAIILGAGAAGLMCAARAGQRGLRVAVLERAEKPGKKILISGGGRCNFTNLDAGPENYLSANPHFAKSALARYTPADFIALVESHGIAWHEKTLGQLFCHGSAKQIVAMLLAECPGSVDVICNADVTAVVKDGDHFAVSASGVSYAAPSLVIATGGPSIPKMGATGFAYELARQFGLKVVEPRPALVPLTLGGEDVLFRELSGVSASVRARSGKGSFDEAALFTHKGLSGPAILQVSSYWRSGEEVAVTFLPQAKPDWLVELKRDRPKATLRAALREHLPDRLADALAERLGVERELGNVSDAALREAGARLANWRFRPTGTEGFAKAEVTIGGISTDELSSRTMEAKRVPGLYAIGEAVDVTGWLGGYNFQWAWASGVACGESV; via the coding sequence ATGGAGCATTACGACGCGATCATCCTCGGTGCGGGCGCGGCCGGCCTGATGTGCGCCGCGCGCGCGGGCCAGCGGGGGCTGCGCGTCGCCGTGCTCGAACGCGCGGAAAAGCCGGGCAAGAAGATCCTCATTTCGGGCGGCGGGCGGTGCAATTTCACCAACCTCGACGCCGGGCCGGAAAATTACCTTTCGGCCAACCCGCATTTCGCCAAGAGCGCGCTCGCCCGCTACACGCCCGCCGATTTCATCGCGCTGGTCGAAAGCCACGGCATCGCGTGGCATGAAAAGACGCTCGGGCAATTGTTCTGCCACGGGTCGGCCAAGCAGATCGTCGCCATGCTGCTCGCCGAGTGCCCGGGCAGCGTGGACGTGATCTGCAACGCCGATGTCACGGCGGTGGTGAAGGATGGGGACCACTTCGCCGTGTCCGCGTCGGGCGTCAGCTATGCCGCCCCGTCGCTCGTCATCGCCACCGGCGGGCCGTCGATCCCCAAAATGGGCGCGACCGGCTTCGCCTACGAGCTTGCGCGGCAATTCGGCCTCAAGGTGGTCGAACCGCGCCCCGCGCTCGTCCCGCTGACGCTGGGGGGCGAGGACGTGCTGTTCCGCGAATTGTCGGGCGTCTCCGCCTCGGTCCGGGCGCGCTCGGGCAAGGGCAGCTTCGACGAGGCGGCGCTGTTCACGCACAAGGGGCTGTCGGGCCCGGCGATCCTGCAGGTCTCCTCCTACTGGCGTTCTGGCGAGGAGGTCGCCGTAACCTTCCTCCCGCAGGCGAAGCCGGACTGGCTGGTGGAACTGAAGCGCGACCGGCCCAAGGCGACCTTGCGCGCGGCGCTGCGCGAACACCTGCCCGACCGGCTAGCCGATGCGCTCGCCGAAAGACTGGGCGTGGAGCGCGAACTCGGCAACGTGTCGGATGCCGCCCTTCGCGAAGCGGGAGCGCGCCTCGCGAACTGGCGCTTTCGCCCGACCGGGACCGAAGGCTTCGCCAAGGCCGAGGTGACGATCGGCGGCATCTCCACGGACGAACTCTCCTCGCGCACGATGGAGGCGAAGCGCGTGCCCGGCCTCTACGCCATCGGCGAGGCGGTCGACGTCACCGGCTGGCTCGGCGGGTACAATTTCCAGTGGGCCTGGGCGAGCGGGGTCGCCTGCGGGGAGAGTGTTTGA
- a CDS encoding heme peroxidase family protein, protein MSNTEHHGMKPLEGLSPYCRMSQYSAQQRDDRFGRLFKDLSPAYTRPEILQAIGAPGGPMDGKSQADRTDTVAVGQVFFGQFVDHDITLDASTTFDSVVDDPGEIANLRTPTLDLDCIYGLGPEAQPYLFEQGGDFGGVRLLTGADNPGQAGLPEHDLLRAPNGRAIIGDPRNDENRIISQIQLAIIRFHNLVAETIHSEEGLTGHSLYEEARRVTTWHYQWAVVHDFLVAMCGLPVVERILGCGRQVYCGPVPFIPVEFSVAAYRFGHSMIPMKIQTQKGGSQFELFGSTLGSGFDPLSDPDAVVDWHELLFTPENRQVERALKLDTKLAGDLLKLPFINNPPDEDSLATRNLLRGNTFLLPGGEKVAEAVGCPQAQIDTVLDLVEQVNGDLGRDGIPLWLYLLAEAEVIGRAEANGSDKEGEGLGPVGATIVAEVIIGLMELDDHSFLGANRNWSPREEWNTLGKLVTAAQP, encoded by the coding sequence ATGAGTAACACCGAACACCATGGAATGAAGCCGCTTGAAGGTCTTTCGCCCTATTGCCGGATGAGCCAGTATTCCGCGCAGCAGCGCGACGACCGCTTCGGCCGGCTCTTCAAGGATCTCTCCCCGGCCTATACCCGGCCCGAAATCCTGCAGGCGATCGGCGCGCCTGGCGGGCCGATGGACGGCAAGAGCCAGGCCGACCGGACCGACACGGTCGCGGTCGGGCAGGTCTTCTTCGGCCAGTTCGTCGACCACGACATCACATTGGATGCCTCGACGACATTCGACAGCGTGGTCGACGATCCCGGCGAGATCGCCAACCTGCGCACGCCGACGCTCGATCTCGACTGCATCTACGGGCTCGGGCCCGAGGCGCAGCCCTACCTGTTCGAACAGGGCGGCGATTTCGGCGGGGTGCGGCTGCTGACCGGGGCGGACAATCCGGGTCAGGCGGGGCTGCCGGAGCACGACCTGCTGCGCGCGCCCAACGGCCGGGCGATCATCGGCGACCCGCGCAATGACGAGAACCGGATCATCAGTCAGATCCAGCTCGCCATCATCCGTTTCCACAACCTCGTCGCCGAAACGATCCATTCGGAAGAAGGGCTGACCGGCCATTCGCTCTACGAAGAAGCGCGGCGGGTGACGACCTGGCATTACCAGTGGGCGGTGGTGCACGATTTCCTCGTCGCCATGTGCGGCCTGCCGGTGGTCGAGCGCATCCTCGGCTGCGGGCGGCAGGTCTATTGCGGCCCCGTCCCCTTCATCCCGGTCGAATTCTCGGTCGCGGCCTACCGCTTCGGCCATTCGATGATCCCGATGAAAATCCAGACGCAGAAGGGCGGGAGCCAGTTCGAACTCTTCGGATCGACTCTGGGTTCGGGCTTCGACCCGCTGTCGGACCCCGACGCGGTGGTGGACTGGCACGAATTGCTGTTCACGCCCGAGAACCGCCAGGTCGAACGCGCGCTGAAGCTCGATACCAAGCTTGCGGGCGACCTGCTCAAGCTGCCTTTCATCAACAACCCGCCCGACGAGGATTCGCTCGCCACCCGCAACCTGCTGCGCGGCAACACCTTCCTGCTGCCGGGCGGGGAGAAGGTCGCAGAGGCCGTCGGCTGCCCGCAGGCGCAGATCGACACCGTGCTCGACCTGGTCGAACAGGTGAACGGCGACCTCGGGCGCGACGGCATTCCGCTGTGGCTCTACCTGCTTGCCGAAGCCGAGGTGATCGGCCGGGCCGAGGCGAACGGCAGCGACAAGGAGGGCGAAGGGCTCGGCCCGGTCGGCGCAACCATCGTCGCCGAAGTCATCATCGGCCTGATGGAACTCGACGACCATTCCTTCCTCGGCGCGAACCGCAACTGGTCCCCGCGCGAGGAGTGGAACACGCTCGGCAAGCTGGTCACCGCGGCCCAGCCCTGA
- a CDS encoding ribonuclease E/G: protein MPEWLVEDGIGERRALLVEGGEALAAKVLWPGEMRAGDVVSARLVAKRAGKARGSARTENGREILVDQLPWGVTEGAALTVLITRAAIAERGRLKRAQGRVVDGVPKNEAAHRPTPDARLVRHFPAGLWEEAWHAASSGSLDFPGGEVLCSVTPAMTVIDVDGDGPPRDLALAAIPTIARALTLFDLGGNIGIDFPSIEAKADRRAVDEALAAALADFPHERTAMNGFGFVQIVARLEGPSLLHRFAASRTGMCARGALRVAERAEGTGPILELRVHPALRAKLKAEWLDELARRTGREVRIETDPGLALEAPSAQVLAQ, encoded by the coding sequence TTGCCTGAGTGGCTGGTCGAAGACGGAATCGGCGAGCGGCGCGCGCTGCTGGTCGAAGGCGGCGAAGCGCTTGCCGCGAAGGTGCTGTGGCCCGGCGAGATGCGCGCGGGCGACGTCGTTTCGGCACGGCTCGTCGCCAAGCGGGCGGGCAAGGCACGCGGCTCGGCGCGGACCGAAAATGGCCGCGAAATCCTCGTCGACCAGCTGCCGTGGGGCGTGACCGAGGGAGCGGCGCTCACCGTGCTCATTACGCGGGCAGCGATCGCCGAACGCGGACGGCTGAAACGCGCGCAGGGCCGGGTCGTGGACGGCGTGCCGAAAAATGAGGCAGCGCACCGGCCGACCCCCGACGCGCGCCTCGTTCGCCATTTTCCCGCCGGGCTGTGGGAAGAGGCGTGGCACGCGGCGTCCTCTGGCAGCCTCGACTTTCCGGGCGGCGAGGTTCTGTGCTCGGTCACGCCCGCCATGACCGTGATCGACGTGGACGGCGACGGACCGCCCCGCGACCTCGCGCTCGCCGCGATCCCGACCATCGCCCGCGCGCTCACCCTGTTCGACCTCGGCGGCAATATCGGCATCGACTTTCCCAGCATCGAGGCCAAGGCCGACCGGCGCGCGGTGGACGAGGCGCTGGCCGCGGCGCTCGCCGATTTCCCGCACGAGCGCACGGCGATGAACGGGTTCGGATTCGTCCAGATCGTCGCGCGGCTCGAAGGGCCATCGCTGCTCCACCGCTTCGCCGCCAGCCGCACCGGGATGTGCGCGCGCGGCGCCCTGCGCGTGGCCGAGCGCGCCGAGGGCACGGGGCCGATCCTCGAACTGCGCGTCCACCCGGCGCTCAGGGCCAAGCTCAAGGCCGAATGGCTGGACGAACTCGCCCGCCGCACGGGACGCGAGGTGCGGATCGAAACCGATCCCGGCCTTGCGCTCGAGGCGCCGAGTGCTCAGGTTCTTGCGCAATGA